The following proteins are co-located in the Dromiciops gliroides isolate mDroGli1 chromosome 2, mDroGli1.pri, whole genome shotgun sequence genome:
- the WDR73 gene encoding WD repeat-containing protein 73 has protein sequence MDEAADWLVDSLRLYRDLHAFELQGPTRVLECTDNQGVYVAGCESQKRNELLHLLLPPKLCAENQGLCPERDFRVKHGGFSDKPIYNLKHVPETRLLVTSGPPSNSLQVWHVAEDSDMIKAVSTIAVQGAKSSLWPKIAVLVSKGSSVLHGARVSDLHITELESQKTFCMSGGSDSEEEISSLQVLDADTFFFCCASGRLGVVDIRQKLGDSKGATWSPGPGGEWWCAAVQTGGQGPGPTIASLSSNGQLQLKDLRDLDHPVTTVQCPVSMPSPNWELLRVTWAPSLDGCLAISGFDGTVHIYDTTSWKTNGSRVEPLFVHKGHLFMDGNEKDMLSLVTTHTWHPSKPRTLLSAAVDASLHVWDWMDPCSYC, from the exons ATGGACGAGGCCGCAGATTGGCTCGTGGACTCTCTCCGCTT GTACCGCGATCTCCATGCATTTGAGCTGCAGGGGCCTACCAGAGTCCTGGAGTGTACTGATAACCAAG GAGTTTATGTTGCCGGCTGTGAAAgtcagaaaagaaatgaattattgCATCTTCTTTTACCTCCCAAACTGTGTGCTGAAAACCAG GGCTTATGTCCAGAAAGAGATTTCAGGGTAAAGCATGGGGGATTTTCAGACAAGCCAATCTACAACCTGAAGCATGTGCCAGAGACCAG GTTGCTGGTAACAAGTGGCCCACCCAGCAATTCTCTACAGGTGTGGCATGTTGCAGAAGATAGCG acaTGATTAAAGCTGTTAGTACCATTGCTGTACAAGGAGCCAAAAGTAGCCTCTGGCCCAAGATCGCAGTCCTTGTCTCTAAGGGGTCCAGTGTCCTCCATGGGGCCAGGGTCAGTGATCTTCACATTACTGAGCTAGAGTCCCAGAAGACTTTCTGCATGTCAG GTGGGAGTGACAGTGAAGAAGAAATAAGCAGTCTGCAGGTGTTGGATGCAGATACATTTTTCTTCTGCTGTGCTTCAGGACGACTTGGGGTTGTGGACATCCGCCAGAAGCTGGGTGACTCCAAGGGAGCCACCTGGAGCCCTGGACCTGGTGGAGAGTGGTGGTGTGCTGCAGTTCAGACTGGTGGGCAGGGGCCTGGCCCCACCATTGCCAGTCTGTCCTCAAATGGGCAGCTTCAGCTCAAAGACCTAAGGGACCTTGACCATCCAGTGACAACAGTGCAGTGTCCAGTTTCAATGCCCAGCCCAAACTGGGAGTTGCTGAGGGTAACCTGGGCTCCTTCTCTAGATGGCTGCTTAGCCATTTCAG GTTTTGATGGGACTGTCCATATCTATGATACCACATCCTGGAAGACAAATGGGAGCCGTGTAGAACCACTCTTTGTCCATAAAGGACATCTTTTCATGGATGGGAATGAGAAGGATATGCTTTCACTGGTCACCACTCATACCTGGCACCCCAGCAAACCAAGGACATTGTTGTCTGCAGCAGTTGATGCATCTTTGCATGTGTGGGATTGGATGGATCCTTGTAGCTACTGTTGA
- the HYI gene encoding putative hydroxypyruvate isomerase → MAPLRFAANLSWLFSEQGPALSARLEAAARAGFTVAEVAWPYAEPAAQLAAAARAAGLQLVLLNTPPGATDVGELGLGAVPGRQDAFREGLELAVAYARELGCPQVHLMAGRVPQGAERAAVARDMEAVFVENLRHAADVLARENLVGLVEPINSRLTDPRYFLDTPEQAAAILRRVDRPNLRLQLDVFHWQIMGGNLTGNIRAFLPLVGHVQIAQVPDRGEPDSPGELNFPYLFQLLEELGYTGYVGCEYRPRGDTNEGLGWLRAYWESRGLSPGNAGSLARDPTYQ, encoded by the coding sequence ATGGCTCCTCTGCGCTTCGCAGCCAACCTGTCGTGGTTGTTCTCGGAGCAGGGACCGGCGCTGAGCGCGCGCCTCGAGGCCGCGGCCCGGGCTGGCTTCACGGTGGCCGAGGTGGCCTGGCCCTACGCGGAGCCCGCGGCGCAGCTGGCGGCGGCGGCGCGGGCTGCCGGCCTGCAGCTGGTGTTGCTCAACACGCCGCCGGGGGCCACCGACGTCGGGGAGCTGGGGCTGGGCGCAGTGCCCGGGCGTCAGGATGCCTTCCGCGAGGGGCTGGAGCTGGCGGTCGCGTACGCGCGGGAGCTCGGCTGCCCCCAGGTGCACCTGATGGCCGGCCGCGTCCCGCAGGGCGCCGAGCGCGCCGCCGTGGCCCGGGACATGGAGGCCGTGTTCGTGGAGAACCTGCGGCACGCCGCCGACGTGCTGGCCCGCGAGAACCTCGTGGGGCTCGTGGAGCCCATCAACAGCCGGCTCACGGACCCGCGCTACTTCCTGGATACGCCCGAGCAGGCGGCGGCCATCCTGCGCCGAGTGGACCGGCCTAACCTGCGGCTGCAGCTGGACGTGTTTCACTGGCAGATCATGGGCGGGAACCTGACCGGCAACATCCGTGCCTTCCTGCCCCTGGTCGGGCACGTGCAGATAGCCCAAGTCCCCGACCGCGGCGAGCCAGACAGCCCCGGAGAGCTCAACTTCCCCTACTTGTTCCAGCTATTGGAGGAGCTGGGTTACACGGGCTACGTGGGCTGCGAGTACCGGCCACGTGGGGACACTAATGAAGGCCTCGGCTGGCTGCGGGCCTATTGGGAGAGCCGGGGGTTGTCCCCGGGCAATGCTGGGAGCCTTGCACGTGACCCAACTTATCAATGA
- the NMB gene encoding neuromedin-B, producing the protein MVGFGSKPSMTSELTRRPLCPRLLSCLVFLAFLSSTSTLSLDFAEHRNKAAKIKIHPRGNLWATGHFMGKKSVEPLALPSPGTASRTTLEEMKDRLSHELVRILRLKKSLGMNQGGPAISAQDLWMLVQQLEK; encoded by the exons ATGGTGGGATTCGGATCCAAGCCAAGCATGACCTCTGAGCTGACCCGCCGACCCCTGTGCCCTCGGCTTCTGAGCTGCCTGGTGTTCCTTGCTTTCCTCTCCAGCACCTCCACACTCAGCCTGGACTTTGCGGAACATCGGAATAAAGCAGCCAAGATCAAAATCCACCCCAGAGGCAACCTCTGGGCCACAG GCCACTTCATGGGCAAGAAAAGTGTAGAGCCCCTGGCCCTCCCATCTCCTGGGACAGCCTCCCGCACCACCCTGGAGGAAATGAAAGACCGGCTGAGTCATGAGTTGGTTAGGATTCTTCGGCTGAAGAAATCCTTGGGCATGAACCAAGGGGGCCCTGCAATAAGTGCCCAG GACCTATGGATGCTGGTTCAGCAGCTGGAGAAGTAG